CACCAAGAATCCATTCAATTTGCCCAAAAATGTCATGAAGAGCTTGGAATAAAGCAGCCACAACAGGAGCTCCGTGGCTCATACGCCAAACCGGTGTGGGACCCAAAATCAACAATCTGGCAACCTGAGTAAACTAGAAACGAATCAAAAAGATTGTAGGTCTCAAAGTCTCATCAGTGGTTCAACAACACGAGGACATCGGTTAAGAGCAATAAGACCAATCCTCATCGGAGCTTGCCAGTGCCTTCGATTAAAGCAACACAACCGAGCGCTCGTCACCATGATCGAATGATCTATGTGATGGTGTGCGCTGAGCCACTGCAAACCAGTTAGCAAAGACATCATCATGGAGGTAGACAGAGGTGAGGGACCGTTGACATCCAACACTCAGCCTCTGGCGGGGCTCACCGCAACCCAACGCCTTGGGTTACGTGAAGTACTCATGGATGTCTGCAAGGCCGGGGCTTGGTCATGGGAGCTTCCTGTGCTGTTGAGAGATCGATGCTGGCTGCGACTCGATCGCATAAGGCTCCGTCAGCTGATGCGTCACCTCCCACCGGATGGACGAGATGAAGCTCCTGAGCTAATGCACTACAGAGAACTGATAGCGAAAGGAAACGAACCACTAATGGCTCAACAGCGATGCTGGCAGGAGTTTGGAATGGAAGATTGTCAGCGAGCTTTACAGGCCTACTGGCAGGGATGCGAAGCAACCAACCATGGCTGGTCAGCTCGTCGATATCGCCAACTTGTAAGCCTTTACCGAGATTACTTTGAACGAGGAGAGGCTTCAGTACCGATGCTGGTACTGGCGAGAAGAGGAACGACAGAGGAACACGAGATCCACTGGATCACAACAACCACACCGGTCAAAGACTTAGCGGGCATAAAACCATGCTGTTGCTGATACAAAATAGTGTTGAATGATCAATATCGACATAAGGACGACAGCCTTAGACCAGAAAATCGTTGATACAACTAACGATTATTACGAAAAAATCTAACTAAGCATGTTCGAACAATGATTAAAGCATTGGGAGAAAATCAGATCGGATCGAAAGCACATGCAGCTCGAAGACAAAACGTAGGCAAATGATACAAAAAAATGCATTAAAATGCTCGTTGCAAATTGAGGCGCAGTGTTATCCAGTGACTAGAGAAAAGCCCCAATTCCATGAGACCGAGTTTCTGCGAATTTAAAACTAATTACGACTCACAACCAGAACAATGGAGAAATAGACTCAAAGCCATTTATTTGACCGATCAAGACGCAGCGATCGCTGCATGGACACTGATCATGTCCATGGACGATTTAATGCTGGAAGTCGAGGAAACAGCGCTATTTCTGGCTCAGATGTACTCCAAAAAGTAAGTTTCAAACAGAGGGCCAGGAGAATGACAGCATCAAGAAAAAAAATTGACCCAAAACATTAAATAAAATGAACAATACAATTGGCAAGTGCATCATTAAAGCAATCCTTATGGCTGTCTTAATGCTGACATCACCAACACAATCTAATGCGAATATCCAACAGTACAACGTTGTTACTGATGAATTCTATGGGCTAAATGCAGAGAGAATATTACTTGTACCATCGGCCGATGAAGCCGACAAAACAGTTTTGATGGTAGGGAAATGCAGTAGCCGAGGAGCAACCGATCTCTATTTAGAAGCTAGCCCTGACAACGCAAAAGAAAGATGGTTTGTTATAGGCAAAAAAGATAGAATAAGACCTGATCAAGAATTATGCCTGACAGGAAATTTACCAGCTTGGTTTGAAAAAGTGTCATTGACTCGTTAGCATCAATTTCAAATCAATCAAGCCTTCAGAATTAATGCTATTGGCGTATGGTGAATCAGCCAATACAACGGCCAAAATCAGATCAAAGCACAACTAAAGACTGATTAAGCTAGCACAACACATTTATAAAGTGCAAACCAAGCCGAGGCAAAACCAAGTTGGAAACTAACGCTAAAATTATAAATACAAGAAGACAACAAAATTTAGACAAACCAAAATAATTGGGCTTTCAACAATCCGTTGCTAAAGAGTAGAGAGATCAACAGTTCAGCATGGCAAGAAAGAGCACATTCCTTTCAGATTTCAAAGCCTTTATCAATAAAGGTAATGTGGTGGATCTGGCAGTTGCAGTAATCATCGCAGGCGCATTTGGGAAAGTGGTTAATGCACTTGTTCGCTTGATTATGACCAATGCGCTTGAGCCGGCACTGGAAAGGGCAAATGTTCAATCATTGTCCCAACTTCCGGGGGGTGAAATTATTGTTGCCGCGATCAACTTTGTTGTAATTGCCTTTGTCTGCTTCGTTGTCGTACGAATAGTCGAAAAAATGAAACGAAAAGAAGAAGTGATTGAAACATCAAAACCTGATCCTCAAATTCAACTCACCTCAGCGATCACACGCTTAACAGAAGTGATGGAAGAACGCTCATCCTAGAAAATTTTTTATTCACGATTCGCCATCATATAGCAAAACCAGATGCGTCTTAATCACCAACAAAGCTGCTGATAACTAAACGATCAACAATAGATAAACCATCTTATGAAGTGACATTAGTAGGTGCTGTGACCAGGGTTGGCCTCAAACCAGCATGGTGGTAATCATTCAAGACTTGATAAAAAGCCTTAATAGCAAGTACTTAGCGGGTAAGCGTTTATCGCATTGATATAGGCCCGCTAACACATTGATTCAATTGACTTCAGATCCGTGAAGATAACGAAAGGTGATTGATAAAAAATTGCAGCAACAGGGAACCAGTCATGGTCAAATGCTGCGAAGAAATCAAAACGTTAAAAAATCAGACACACCCAAGTTATGCGGCTTTGCGTCGTCGCAACGAGAAACTTGGAATCGAGCGCCTGAACATCTGAAGACTTTCGTCCAACCTCACCTTGGCCGAGGCAAGTACAGCTTCACTGGCCCAAAGAGTGAACAGCTGAACAGCAGTCACAAAAAGGACCGCACCAACAACCACCAAAACAAGAGCTGAGAGTTGACTTAAATCCATTGAGCATCACTTGCATCCCTCTACTCAATAGACAGATTCAGTTCATCTGTCAGCCTTTTCGAGCGTTCAGTCGCGAAACGTTAACACTCTCAAGCCGTAGACAGTCAGGAATCCAATTTAATGGAGCATCCAAATTGATCTAAAACGTCGACAGAAGGCAAAACAAACATCAACACAGATTGTTTGAGGCAATTAAAACTTACATTCAAAAAACACAAGCCCATCAAAAGTCTTGCGGGCACTTAAAGCACTAGGTTTTTCCATCAATGCACAAATAAGATACAGATGAGAAAAAGATTCCAATCGTTAAAATACCAAAACACATAACGAGACTATCAGTGTTATACAAAGCAAACGTTTTAAATGCTGATAAAGTTTTCAACTTTACCAATAACAAACAAGGAAAAGATAGATCATAACTACGGTCGGCGTAAAATCTTGGGAGATGAATCATTAGGCTGCATAGAGCGTAAGATCTATCTTGGGCAACCGCTCATAACCCATTCAAGACTCAATCATAAAAACAAAGGCAAAGGATAAATTGTCAAATCGAAGATATTAAGGCCAATTCACTATATCAAGCTACAATTCATATTAAAAGCATAAGCAGCTGAAACCACACTCCTGCACATGACCATTAAAATGCCATTATGAACCATGATCTCAATAAAGAGCTAACAACACGCTCTGTTGAATTAGCTGAATTATCAAGAATGCCGCCAGACGATCGTATCGCAAGGATTGTCTGGTCTAGAATTCAGAATGATTTAGAGCGCCAGGACAGTCTGATTTATGGAATACAATACTGCGTGTCAAACATTTATTTTTTCATCAAGACACAGATTCAAGAAAATGAACTAACTCGCTGTGCTCTTAGCAACTGTGAAGAACTAATTAACCAATTGGGGTGGAGATCTGAGGATGTCCTGGCTAACGATCATTCAAAGTCTGTTTTTATTGACTACGTCAAAGAAGTTGTTTCAATGTACACTGACACAAGGCAGAATCACTGCGAAGATGCCCAATGCATCCTTGCGATGAATATGGTCCATATGGTTTTGCAAGATATCGAATATGTTATGAATAAAAGTCCAGCCCAAGCGAAGCGCCTACTACCAGCATTGAAAATTGCAGCTAGTTTACGAAATCAAATGCTGAGCATCTTTGGATATCAGCCTGAGAACTCAGACATGAGCTCTCAACAATAAAACAAGATGGGAGCATTCAAACGACAGCAGTTATTGACTAATCCCAACCCCAGGATCATGGCCTTTCACCTGAAGGCATTTATCCAACACACGCCATTGAAATCGGCGAGCGATTAGCTACACAGCTTTATGCAAGAAATCTCGATTTGCAGTGACATTGAATTCATATATTTGTCTATCACTCATGGATTTTCTAACCAAGTCACTTAGCTTGATTAATCTCAGTTGGGTGATATCACTGGGCGACAATTTTTGAAAACACAGCCCAGACAAAGACTTCAACTCAAACCTCGAGAGCGTCGTTCATGACTGAATCAGATCTGTTAAACAGACGAAATAAGGCTGA
Above is a window of Synechococcus sp. BIOS-U3-1 DNA encoding:
- the mscL gene encoding large conductance mechanosensitive channel protein MscL, translated to MARKSTFLSDFKAFINKGNVVDLAVAVIIAGAFGKVVNALVRLIMTNALEPALERANVQSLSQLPGGEIIVAAINFVVIAFVCFVVVRIVEKMKRKEEVIETSKPDPQIQLTSAITRLTEVMEERSS